TTGTAATGCTCATCTATGTATCCTAAAATATAGGTGAAGTTCATACTTCTTTTATTGGACTGCTCATTCATTCTCTCGATTTCTATCAATAATTCGCCCAAAAGAAAATCCACTTTCAAATTGAAGTTTTTCCTCTGTTCCAATACTTCTTTTTTTATGTTTTTCAGATAATTATATATGTTTTTCTGAGGATCATCCATATATAATCCGTTTTTGAGGAAGGAGGTGATGTCGGATTTGAAGCCGATAAAGATTACATCAGTTTCCTCGAAATGGCTTTCATCATGAATGCAACTGGGTTTCATTATAGTAAAATTATTTGATCCATAGTTATACGTGTTTCCATCCATTGTAGTACAGCCCTTTCCATTCACATAGTAAACCAACTCATAACACTCATGCTTGTGGAATTCGATGTAATCGGATTGTCTTCTTAATGTGAAGTTTA
The Clostridia bacterium DNA segment above includes these coding regions:
- a CDS encoding AraC family transcriptional regulator translates to MEQKLEFLNFTLRRQSDYIEFHKHECYELVYYVNGKGCTTMDGNTYNYGSNNFTIMKPSCIHDESHFEETDVIFIGFKSDITSFLKNGLYMDDPQKNIYNYLKNIKKEVLEQRKNFNLKVDFLLGELLIEIERMNEQSNKRSMNFTYILGYIDEHYNQQIDLKSLAELSGYSYHRFRHLFKEITGLSPINYIIGKRLKNATKLLEQTDLSILEISQECGFSNESQFASMFKDHSGQTPSVYRKAFLSKNR